The following nucleotide sequence is from Microbulbifer sp. A4B17.
CGCCTTAGCCGTTGCCGATTACTTGTCCTGGGACTGCTTATCTTTATCTTTGACCGTGCTGTCCTGGCCGGGCTTTTCTTCTTCATCGTGCTTGAGGCGCTCGACATCTTTGTCTTCATCCGTATCCTTCGACTTGTCTTCGTCCTTA
It contains:
- the tatA gene encoding twin-arginine translocase TatA/TatE family subunit, which produces MGNIGIWQLLIVLVIILLLFGTKRLKNLGGDLGGAIKGFRKAVKDEDKSKDTDEDKDVERLKHDEEEKPGQDSTVKDKDKQSQDK